CTTAATAAGATGGAAGTTCGTGATTCATGGCTGTGTTGACGGTTTTTCTAGACGCGTCATGTACTTACTATGTGCTGACAACAACCGTTCTGAAACAGTAGCCACTCTGTTTCAAAGTGCAGCAGAAGAAATTTCAGGGAACTCGTGACCCTGCTAACTATTAGATTCATGATGGAGATGTAAATAGATTGCTTTCATCttcaaattaattattatacACAGGCAACCCAACAATTTGAGACCACTTTCAACAGTAACATTATAAGCGGCAGACCTTCTTTTGAAGGGAAAAGGATCATCCACAGCACGTGGATTATTGTACctcttcattaatttttttggttattAATTGTTACGTATGTTGTTGGAACATACCTTTGAAATAACTTCACGTATATCCCAGTCTGGAATATCCAACACACAGGACAATCTGGCTGCTTTATCAAGATCCCCTGTTACCAAATACTCATAGACTGCTGGGCTTATGCAACGAAAGGGTACATCATGATGAAATATCATGTAGCTCATCATTTCTCCAACCAATCCAAAAATGTCAGATTGGATGGCTGATGCATTGTATATGGGGACATATCTGTCTGATGACCCTTCAAACAAGGACGCCTCACTGGAAAAAATGGCTTTTGCCAGCAGTGAACAGTACTCCATCCTCAACCCTCCAGCATCTAATCCTGCCTCTCCAGAAAACTTTACTCGTAAGGTTCCTCGTGGGTCAAATTTTGGGCTTTTGAAAGCGATGATGCTATCTTCCCAGAGACTCTCTGTCTACATTTATTCGATTAACCTTTTCTTCTGATGCATACTTGAGACGATGTGATACCAGAGCATCTTTAAAACTACATGGCACTaaccatgaaaaaaaagaaaaccacagAAGAAATACCAGTTAATTCATTTCTTataccccaccccccccccccaaaaaaaagaactatAAGTGTTCATTTATTAAATCAATCCTTGACTTAGCTTCCTCCTCTACtcaaaaagggaaacaaaaaaacTCCACTCTACTTGTCTATGACATATTCAAATTTGGTTACCAGATTTTGTTAATGTTATtgaggaaataaaaatgttGCTTCTATGTTTAAACACTTTGACACctaaaccggccgaaaccggccggtctaatgccagagtattttactctgtctgatgcCCGATGattctactcgtcaatgggaagcccccagaagtcaatgggttttaATCACTTACTGAAAAAATATGTCCCAATAAGTCAACTGCATAACGATGTGAGTGGCTGGGCAAAGCGTTTTCTTTTCCCCCAAAAAGTCAATATTTTTGTAGaggtattatttttaataatatcTAAGTTACCCACACCATGGCTGATTTCTTAGTGGTATTTCTAAAGGTTCGTTTCCTTACTTaattacataaaacaaaaccaACCGTCAAGAGCTTCCATACCAAGAATGTCATCAATTGTGTCATTTAAAGTGATGTTGTTTCTTCTAACTTCAGAGAGGTATGATTTATCTTTATCCGGGAACATTGTTCTGAGGTTGTCTATGTCTTTCTGCTCATCTTCATCAAAAGTCTGTTGGCAGGTCAAGATGTTGAGCATCTCAGTTCCTTTGTTACTCAGAGTACTTCTATTGATGCTGCTTGAAAAAACACAGGCAGTTGAGGTTGATGGCTGAGGACTACATATTGTAGGTGCAGGCATGCGGGCCACAATGCATTCATTCAATGACTGTGGTCCATATTCAGGAACATGAATGCTAGATGGATGGTCATTCATTGTTGATGGTTCCTCCTGACCCATTGTAGCTTGTGGTTTTAGCAGGCGAACATACAGCTTTCCCTGCCCAGCTATAGCCTTGACTTGAGGGTAGTCCCATTTCTGCCCCTCTTTGCATGCTGGTGTACACACTTGCTTCCTTGATACTTTTACAAAGGAGAAATCCTCTGGCAGTATACCAGGAATTCGTGAGGCCAAAACTTCTGTGATCTTTGTTCGTATAGCATCCTCTTTACCATTTGACAGAAGATCAACAGTACCAGAGAAGAGAATATCATCCTTTCCTAAATTATAGTTAGGTAGCACTTGAGGAATAATTCCGTTTTCATCAACGAATTCTTCACGAGCCATGAAGTCAACCCCTGAAATCTCAAGGGTTTTCTGCTCTGGCTGTTTCACTGACTTGTGGGTGTATTGATGACCAATCCTTCTACGCTttggcgcgtagcgtggtcattttttcaagtacgcacaagtataTATGATCTAGAAACTTAAGTAAACTAAgtgaaaaatactgcgttctttatttcttgttcgaaatagttgtgcgaatacaagcaaagaacaaggcgtcttgcccttattttgagcaaacttggcgcaaacaaaacattgttttggttgtgctagcgtgactggaattgtcaacaacgttctcggaacgtcgctcctttgtcaagaacgttcttggaacgtcgctcctttgcaacttcgcctttttgttgcacgctgaccaaacaacactgcattgtttagtgtaaaaaaagtacaatgcaaaactaagtgagaacatcgttttgcatttttttttagtttttagaattaaatcaaagtggtgttttcataaggaaatcttggttgcgtacaagtaaaagttaaaaatagaaacaattgcttaaaatttcaaaattttctggtcacttcaagtacgcacgtgcgtatttgcgtataggacgctacgcgcctgctgACACTTCCAATATTTGATCGCAGAAGGTCCCTGGTACGACTTATTACACCGCTTACATTTAACCCTCCAGAGGAAGAAAGTGATGTTACACCAGGAACTCTCAAATCTGTCGTTAAAGCAAGTCATGTACAATAGCTGAATAGGGCATTCTGTATCCCTTTGTATATATAAATTTGACCACATTAGCTGTCAAGATTTACGAATGAACTCTCCTCTTGATTTGTGTACCAGACActctaaaataaagaaaaaggtgcaGAAAGACTTACCTTCGTTTCTATATGAAGCTATGCCCCTCTGAATCCCTCTTTGCACAGCCTCCTCTACATCCTTTGCATTATAAATCTGCACCGCTTGACCGGCCATCTTGATTACCGCAATTCACGTGACCTTGAAAAGACGCGAAATGTATCCGCTGGCCGACAGGACAGCAGAAATTATTGAATGAAAAATTCCGCCTTGAATTGaatataaatgatttttagtgaacaaaaatatgaagaatttattgaatacaaatagatttttactgaatacaaatgtgaattattgaaGACAAATAAATTTTTACTGAATACAAATGTAAACTATTGAATGTAAAATGATGCTATtgaatattgcaacaattcGGCGACCATAGTTACCGCAACCAGCTCTGCTGATAAAGCAGAATTATTCAACTTATATTTTTCCTCTGTCTTGAGGCCACAGTCTACTACAAACGTAAACACTAGTTACTTGAATATTCATGATCAATCGTTTGCCTGGCCGCTTATGTCTGAATTAACTATTTCGGTTAACGAAGTCGCAAAGTGTCTAATGGACCTGACATCACAAAAGCCTGTGGTCCCGATGGGATTCCGGCCAGACTTCTTCAAGAATGTGCTAATGAGATTGCCCCGAGTCTGTGCATGATGTTTAACGCCTCGCTCAAAACAGCTTGTTTGCCCAAGGAATGGAAAGAAGCTAACCTAACACCTGTTCATAAAAAAAGACTCTAAGGAGCTTGCTTCAAACTATAGACCTATCTCCCTTTTGTGCCTGTAAACAAAGTACTTGAACGCTGTATCTGGAATAGTCTCTACTACCATATATATAGTTTatgtcatagaaagtgcggcgtacggggttttactcacgagttgtttgtgtcaaaaacccgaacgagcgaggaacgagcgagtgagggtttttgacacaagcaacgagtgaataaaaccccatacaaagcactttctatgtcgtgaactgttcaTTACACATAAGAggaaattttcattaaaatagttttctgaacgcaaattagaaacaaaaactcactaacaatagaaccaaatgcaaatttaatttaattcaataacaaagtacgatttgcacgagatgtacgagatgcacgagtgattggcatggaaacgcctttacgctaccgttgattggttatacttccacatgtgaaatagctgtacgccattctgattggctgtataagccttttccacatgtgaaaataaagagtatagatttgtacaaatgagctttatggaataaaatcctcatgttgtgtaataaaaaaaaaacgtcatcACCCCATTACAACACGGTTTCATGCAAAATCGTTCTTGTGTTTCTTAGTTACTGTCAGTCCTACATTCCGTTGGAAAAAACTCTCGACAACAACATTCAAACAGACATCTTGTATTTGGACTTTGCCAAAGCGTTTGACGCTGTGGACCACACCATCCTCCTTGAGAAGCTTGAGAGATATGGAGTAGTTGGACACCTACATAACTGGTTCAAGAACTATCTGCAGGATCGGCAGCAACGAGTTGTTGTAGATGGATTCACTTCCAGTTGGGCCCCCGTAACCCCCGGAGTGCCTCAAGGAAGTCTGCTTGGTCCATTACTCTTCATTATCTTTATTAACGACCTGCCAAGTGCCTTGCCTGATGGTTCTCTGACAGCCCTTCACGCAGATGACACCAAGCTTTATGGAAGTATCTTATCATATCCAGGTGCAGATAAATTGCAGCAAGCTTTAACAAACCTAGATTCCTGGAGTCttcacaataatattaatttcaaCGCATCAAAGTGCAAGGTCTTAACAGTGACGCGGAAGAAAAATCCAGTGCGTTTATTCAGCTCCGCAGCAAAAGTAGCCCTTAAAgggcactgtcatgagctgcgcatgctcgagtttgtttgctctcgagcccacggaaaattcgACTTTTGCTTTTGCTCGTCGTAATTCTGTTCCCGCCGCGTTCCATTCGACCAGCGAAAATTCCGAAAATTTGAACCGGcgatttttgttgaatggaaagCGTCCACTATTTTCCTCGCATGCGAAatgctcacttccggttgccgtgcgCATGTCCAAACTCGTCGTGGCGTTGCTTAGTTAAGCTCCGCAGCAAGAGTAGcccttaaaggggcactgtcatgagctgcgcatgctcgagtttgtttgctcacgagcccacggaaaattctagccgccatcatggattcacgcgtgagtcacgtatattcgccggagtttctcctttgtccaccatggccctccccagtggaagccattttgaatttgtcgattcaacttgaaaaaagttaacctaacacttttcaagttttcacaagacgctagcgcatgcgcttctcgtgacagttttcctttaaaaaatatttctcccGAAGACCATAATTTTTTAGGAGAAGTCATGTGTCTTTTCCTCTCTTTTACGCCAGTTTTTTTCTGTTATTCAACGTATACTGTTTGTGACGTTTAGgttttaagtaatgatccgtgtaaggtggatagcaatttcctttgttatgcggcaacggggctttccccacataggaatgttatcatttttacacagagaatgcataaacctacaggaaagccgttaacgcaataaaattcatttacagcccactttgaaagggtgcttttttgtgttaaaagattttgactaatcacaagagttgaaaacaaaagccaagaaacgtttacaattttacatgttccccacatacgatttctgtggaattcatttaaactgagaccagatgaaagatggaagatggttggaaagtaaggatgaatataatactgcttttatgaagttttgttaacttttgctgtttaagccaatcagacgtaagtacagacaatagaaaagttatcacctttttgcataccaattgaattccaacatgttcgttgccgttgttgctatcgttcttatctggaccgtttcttaaaacctttgcaaaaaccgtagaCGATAagttgcacagcgttggatcagagaagatcttgatcagtcaacattgataaaaaaatatttacgaaAGTCAAATAGACTAcagcacgactgataaaacaacgcgaaaatatattttttagcgatatttcggctggccaataccagccttcatcaggtttatttatttatactgcatgtaaatattaactttatTCTGTCTCTCAGATAATATGCACGCTATGACTGGTGGATTACATGGGCGTTTTTCCTCATTTGGTGTCATTTTTAACCGAAATATAGAATAAATAATTTGCTAAAGAAAAAACGAGGGTTGAGACATAATACAACAAATCTCTCGACCTTGGATGGTAAGAGGTATTTAAGCAGTTtggcttttaaaatttaaaaatagcaAACAAGTTTGCAATCGTATGCGGCATTACAGTAGTTTATTTCAATGCGCCTCCTTAAACAAAGTATTTATTATACAAATATGGAAATCAAAGTTTAACTTTTGAGACCCTTTCAAATTTCcaaattcttcctttttatTACTTCTTCCTGCAAGACATTTTCCAATCCTTGCGCGTAAATCCACCTAGCTGGTTTTGCACCTCCTACGTCACAATTATTATGAACAAGGCGATTTCGTGCGAACGCGTTGCAAGAATATTGGTTACTGTACAGCCGGTCGTACTGAATTGAAGCGAAAACTACCATGACGTAAACACAACAAGCAATGCCGAAAACAGCAACaagaaaatttcacaaaaagttTCCGAAAATCAGGGCTAAAAAATGCATATACCAGTGGGTTTAAAAAGGAGCTTAAGGCCTCTGCTACGTCACACACCAAATATAAAGAATAATCTTGAGAGAATGATAAATGAACGAAAACCTCATATGCTCTAAGAAAATCAACGCAAAGGGTAAATCCCCAACCTACAGCAAAGATGAAGACCGCTATGTCCATCAAGCGAACTGTTTTAGCTTTATGTTTTGCAACTGCACCATGAATGATGCCATTTTTAGTCCCTTTCCACAACCTTTGAGCAATCTTTGCGTAAATAATCACTATTAATATGAAGGGGACTACAAAAGCCGAGACAAAATATATCGCCTTCGGCAGTCTGCCGCTGCCAAGCGGGTAGCAAAGGAAAACGTTCTTACACTGTTCCGTCGCATTTTTACTTCCCCGACATATTTGAACTGGTGTTGGTTGAACAGTAAAAATGACTGGTATTGAAGTCACGCAGGCGTAAAGCCATATACTTGAAATCAACAGCAAGTATGTCCGCAGCTTCCGTGGTGCCAGGCTTTTAAAAGGTTGGAGAACGTTTCTATATCTGTCCCAAGCAATAGCAGTCAAACTGCCAAAAATCGAAGCGGAAAACATATACTGTGCAAACACTTCAGCTGTACATGACAGTATCGGTGAACTTTCCACACGGATCAGTGTTCTTAAGATTGGAAATATTACATAAAGAAACACATGAGTCAACGATAAATGAAAAATCAGAAAACTTGAGACACTTTTACATATCTTTCGGCTTCGTAACATAACATAGACCACGAGAGCATTGAGTATCATACCACAGACCGACAGAACGTAGAATATCGGCAGCAAGGAAACGTTGACGAAGTAAGTTCCAAAATCTTCGACAACCATAGTTTTTTCCACCAGACATGGAGAGGACTGATTCTCTGAGCTATTGTTGATCCAATAAAATTCCGATTCCATTTGAAACACAGAGCGCCTTTTTCTCTTTCGTATTGACCCAAAGCAGAATTCGCTGGAGTTAAGTGGTTGATTTTTCCGAAGAGTTCTGAGTTTTCACTTTGTTGAGGACCTGCTAAGAATAAACcaggcaaaaaataaaaaataacggAGCTCATTTGtagtttttttgtttacatGGGTCTCAAATGAGTACTACAAAAGCAACACACACCTATGACTTTAGTCAATAGCAACTGTCCCAGAGGGCAGAGGGCGCtagcatgcctcagtttcaaagcgagtcctggtgcacacctattcaaatggaaatgagttgcgtattcctGTGCAAATcgaactcatttcccttacaatagacaagtaccaagactcacttcgaaaacGAGACGAACAGCAGCTCTGCCTGTCTCTGCCCTGCTTGTTGTCTGTATCACAGCCAAATAAGTTATAATCATCGCAAGTTGCAAAAAATTTCTGCTGCCATCACTGAGGAAACTAAAAGAACAAACTTGTACATAGAGTTGATGTGTTCGGTTCCGGACAGCTGTATAaacttaaaattattattttcctttaagTTCTAGTCGTGCCACGTTTTTACACTCTCCTTCAGTTCTTCCTTCACTAGAAATCAAAGTCTTTTAAGAAAAATAGCTTGTGCTttcaaaaaaaacatttcagtttttaaaaatttatttactaAGGAATGGGACGATTTTTAATATCTTTCCAGAGTATTGCAATAAAGTAAATAATTCCTATTTTGAACTTCCAAGTCAGAGAACTAAACAATTAAGGCAAACAAATTTTAATGCTTCTTCAAACACCACCTGTGTACCTGCGGAGCAAAATATCATTGATGGACACAAATTTTCAACAGATTCTGCAAACTAATTTGGTTATAACCTACTTAGTATTTATTAAGAAGTGAAAGTAGCTCGTTTCGAAATAAAAGAGCACCAGAGAAAACTAGAAACTGGTAGCGGATAAAAGTAATATTCCTGTGGGtctataataaaacaatttttgctgttttagtTTCCCTCTGTTTGAAAGCGAGTACCGAAAGTAAACCATGCTTGATCGGTCGCATGCGACAGCTCAGTTTGTTTCCAGCTGTAGGGTTGTGTAACAAGGCGAGCTTTTaaaacccattcacccctaaaccggccgaaaccggccatacatagtattttactctgtctaacgccagacgattttactcgtcaatggggaacccccaggagtcaatgggttaaacctgggcccagttgtttgaaggttGGATAGTGCTATTCGAGTCTAATTGGCGCGTGTCACGTGTCGCGGGTAAATTGTCGCGTGTCCGGTATAAGTTGttctgaattcaagattttggaaatcCTCTCtaagaaagtatcctaaacatccataaaagctaaccttaggcctaactaggcctaaacaaaagttcttaGTTCTAAGGTTAGTTTTTATGAATATGAATATGAACAcgtcacttatgtccaggtttgcacgcagctgcaaaaattgcaatttttcgcaaaactcataaaagttaaaaagacgACGAGTCCCTAAGTAGGACTCGCGATTTTTGCGGAAATTGCTAATTACCGTAAAATCCCCCAGTCGTGCCAAAAAAGTCGTGCCAACAAAAAGTCGTGCCAACAAAGTCGTGCCAATAAAAAGTTGTGCCAAAAAGGTCGTGCCAAGAAAGTCGTGCCAAGAACGTCATGCCAAGAAAGTCGTACAAAAAAAATTTGAGGAGGAAAATATAGTGGCACTAAATGGGCTACGTATCTTCGTGTTCTCCAGTTTTCCCTTCCgatcaaaaaccagcatttgatttCTATTCATCAGcctttatttcagttaatttgatttgaacGAGTGGTTATCTTTTTCTAATACCCGTAGCCTACAGCACTTGgtttaagtaatgtttaaaaatcgAGCAGGAGTGTCTTATTGGGTTTAAAACCGCGTGGGTTTAGACCCAAGAAGTTTTAGATCCATCCATAACTGTATTGACAGTGGTTGGCAAAATATTTGAGCAGCTTCTAAGTAAACAGATGTCAAAAATTTTTGAAACGATTTTTGACCCCTTTATATCAGCATACCGTAAAATGTACAGCTGTGAGACCACATTCGTTCGTTTGGTCGAAGACTGGAAACATGCAATTGACCATGGTAAACCTGTAGGCGAACTATCAACGGATATGTGCAAGGCCTTCGATGCGATGCATCCCACCTTGCTGCTGGCTAAACTAAAGGCTTACGGCTTCTCGGAAGGGCCTTATCACTGATGCGCTCATTCTTTAAAGCACGCAAAGAAAGATCTAAATGAGGAACTGTGGTTAGTGAATGGAAAGAAATGAGCTACCCCCAAGGATCCAATTTGGGCCGGTTACTCTGGAATATTTTTTACCAGAATGACCTCTCAGTTTACCTGAGTCGTGCGTCAAGTCtataaatagggagcttaagcaacgacaacggcgacggcagcgaaacgtcacgaatttgcatatttagtaggcaaaaacaatagctttgcacgccctgcacgtgcgtttttcacttttgtccatttctttgccgtcgtcagcaaaacaacaacgtgaaatgactaaatttgaggttttaaggagaacgtcagcacttgacgctaaagtttcattttctcccctaaattaagcgccgctcataacggtttcattcctgagggacagCTACACCTttgcaataacgcgaatttatgtttttagatgacgttctcgtttccgttcccgtcgtcgttgctaaagctccctaatgtgcGCCGTCGACCATCAAACCATacgagacaaatcccacgccatTTGATGAAAGGCATTCCCGTGcatctcaagttgcctcgttcatgctcgaaaagaattctgggtaattctgccattccgtgacaagggaAGCTCcgcgattctcatttcattgatttttttataagtgtcgggtcacccagtcctaccagcaaaatacagcaccgagtgtaggtcctggaattcgtccacagaaaggccagagagacaacttcactcgtgaaccgctatgtttacaacagagcattttaggcgtcccagtctgcatgaaaccatctctcacctctgtctcgagaagaccagacacgcacggtttttacgttacgtttatgcctgtagaatcaactgaaatctcaattccttgtaaaaagttaaccagcatcttcattttttttggtaggctaggtatcggagagcctgaacgtttacgcatgcgctgacggaatgtttgaacgaGACAAAAAAATGCGGTATCTCCAGACGTGGCgatggagcgtcgtaccaaacgattCATCctgggatttcggcccgtgcgatcgcttttggatgcagttgacccttcgctgctttctgctaccgacctcgcctcccggtacgtcattgagggagggatatgtcggcccctaaacgatatgagacaaatcccacgcctactcacagctccagaccgcccttgtcattacaatttagcgaAAATTTTTTCGATCGCTTAAATGTTCAAGGGAAaactcattttatctgtcatatggttacaaagtgtacgcacgcgccttTCTagaggtaacatacatacatgcataaactttatttatgaTATAAACactaatgaaataccaagtgagctttcgcgcgaaaaatgaTATCTTCACGCGTGAAGATAACATCTTATTTTCaaacgtgaaaagatcactgctgctatggttacatatgaaaatacCTACCCTGGGTACCCGAGTTTTTTTCTCGCGCACCGCGGACGGAAATTCTGCTCTTCGCTTCGGCGGCCGAAGGCCATCGGCACGCTCTAGAGACATGACCGACACCGGAAACTGcggaagaaaaacctctggcagccTGGGTATTCgatgccttttgtgaaatgatttagtgtTTCACTGGtgttgaaaaacatttttcaacactcgaaggaATTTCGTATCGCCAAGCGGCAAATATATTctctatttcatctcgaatttcataATAAcgacaagagctaatatcttcgagacattacatttacagctaaaatacatagtatatacagatacataactaaatacataatatttagagatatattgattaaaaagaaaagccgatgtacaaaatgcggccctggattctcttttaaaaccagtaaactcagtggttcGGATAAAATTAgttagcgcattccgcaacttagctgatacgtaagaaaaaagaactaagaccatagctGGTTGTTCTAATTTCCGCAAAGACCATTTCACTTTTTCATTTCACTTTAATAATAAGTGCAACCTACAAGTTTGTATATATATGCACAGCGCACGAGAATTACATTTCCTCGACTAGGACCTCGAAAGCCGCGAtgtcatgcataagaagaggacgggagagaaaacgtattttttatataagaaggaaaactcttttttcattaaacaattttctgttttctatcagAGACCTAACTTTACGATTCTCTTAACATTGATATAATTAAttcttcctcaacagcttccttcaagaaagcacttaagacatttttttaacaactattGTCAATCTTAggtattttgttcttcctgtgtcaaattgttttcacctTGACTACTCTATATAAAAACCTTAATAAAAGAACTAAGTGTTTGTTACTGTATTCTCTattaccaacttgtaagttcaaactgtttttaatttgtATATTTTCGTTCATTACTTTATACTTCAACACGCTAAATAACCAAATGTCCGTAATAATTGTATTCTCCGTCGCCAACTTGCATGTCGAAGAAAGCTAAAATGTATTACTTGGGGAGGCttaatttacataagcttagtagtttcttttaggcctcctcgccactaatgtaattaaattattttctaTGTTCCCTCCCtttttttgattgttcat
The genomic region above belongs to Montipora capricornis isolate CH-2021 chromosome 5, ASM3666992v2, whole genome shotgun sequence and contains:
- the LOC138048495 gene encoding uncharacterized protein, with amino-acid sequence MAGQAVQIYNAKDVEEAVQRGIQRGIASYRNEVSRKQVCTPACKEGQKWDYPQVKAIAGQGKLYVRLLKPQATMGQEEPSTMNDHPSSIHVPEYGPQSLNECIVARMPAPTICSPQPSTSTACVFSSSINRSTLSNKGTEMLNILTCQQTFDEDEQKDIDNLRTMFPDKDKSYLSEVRRNNITLNDTIDDILGMEALDGWFCFM